The Microbacterium forte sequence ACATCGCGGAACTCGCTGGAGTGAATCCGTCGACGGTCTCGCGCGCGCTCAGCAAGCCGGGGCGGATCAGCAAGAAGACGGAGGAGCGGATCCGCGCGGCCGCCGATCGCCTCGACTTCCAGTTCAACCCGATGGCTCGCGCGCTTCCCACCGGACGCAGCCACACGATCGGACTGATGGTGGCTGACATCACCAACCCGGTGATCTTCGGGATCGTCCGTGGCGCGGAGCACACCGCGGCTGCTGCCGGCTACACGTTGGTGATCGCGGAGTCCCAGGAATCGGGGGAGGCAGAAGCAGAGGCGGTCTCTCGTCTGCTTCCGAGTGTCGATGGACTGATCCTCGCGACCACCCGACTGGGCGACGAGCGCATCACCGCTCTGTCGGAGCGCAAACCCGTCATCCTCATCAATCGACAGGTCGACGGAGTCGTCGGCGTGCTGCCTCAGGTCGAGGAGGGCGTCGTCGCACTCGTCGCTCATCTCGCCGAACTCGGGCACACCTCCCTCGCCTACCTCTCCGGACCCGAGACGTCGTGGATCAGTCGGCGACGCTGGGAGAGCCTTCTCGACGCCGCTGAACAGCGTGGCATCGCGGTGGTCGAGATCGGCCCGCTCAGCCCCACCATCGACGGAGGGCGAGAGTCGCTCCGCCGAGTGCAGGCGGCCAGGGCGACGGCCGTGATCGCGTTCAACGATCTGATGGCGATCGGCCTGATCCAGGCGGCATCCGCCTCCGGCATTCGGGTCCCCGACGAGCTGAGTGTCGCAGGCTTCGACGACATCTTCGGCAGCGAGCTCATCGTCCCTGCGCTGACCACCGTGCGGGCGCAGTTGGAGCTGGCAGGCGAGCGCGCCGTCGGCAAGGTCCTCGAGGCTCTCGGTGATGCGATGGAGGCCGTGAGCGATGAACCGCTTGCGACCACGCTCGTCGTGCGCGGGAGCACCGGCCCGGTCGCTCGGGGCTGAGACCGGGGGTCCGAGACGTCTCGGAGCGCCAGCCCTCCACCATTTCTGGCAATCGGTTGCCTTGTTGTTCGGAATCTGTTTTGATGGAACCGTCTCAACAGCGAGACGGTCTGGAGTCTTCGATGTCGAATGCACTGTCCCCACTCCCCGGTCGCGGGGAGCGCATCACCGCAGGGCCGCGGCCATGAGCGAGCCCCTCACGCAGGTGGCCGGCGAGGAGTCTCGCTGGACCTCGACGGTCGCGGTGCACTACGACGCGAAGAGGCCCCTCTCGCGCTACATCCGCTGGTATCTCCTGCTCTCGCTGGCCGTCTCGGCGGTCTGGGCGGCGACGAACGGCATCCTGATGCCGAACCAGATCCAGATCCTGGAGTTCGGCTCGTTCTTCGCGGGGGCGGATGCCGGGGTCGATCTGCAGGCGCTGACCGAGCTCGGCCGAGCCGTCGCCTCTGGCGAGGTCACCCCGACCGCTGAGCAGACGCGACAGCTCGCTCTCCTCTCCGACTTCGAGGCGGCGCGCGCGAACGGGCTGGCTCTGGTGACGACGACCAGCGCCATCATCGTGATGATCCTCCAGCCGGTGATCGGTGTGCTCTCCGACCGGACCCGCTCGCGTCTCGGTCGGCGCGCTCCCTGGATCCTGTACGCCGGTCTGATCGGTGCTGTGCTCCTCGTCGCCGTCCGTTACGCGCCGTCGCTCGTCGTGCTCGTCGTGCTGTGGTCCGCGACCGAGCTGGCACTGAACGTCGCGGGCAATCCACTGCAGGCGACGGTGGCAGACCGGGTGCCGCGGGATCGTCGCGGGCGTGTGACCTCGTGGACGAGCATGGGCGCCATCATCGGCGGCATCCTCGGCGGAATCGGCGCCGGCGCTCTCTTCGGGATGGTCGGCCTCGACTTCTACCTGATCCTGGGCCTGATGGTGGCGATCGCCACCATCCTGTTCGTCACGCGCAATCGCGACGAGTCCTCGAGCGACCTGGAACGCGAGCCGTTCGCCTGGAAGCCGTTCCTCCTCGGATACGCGAGCGCGCTCACAGCCCGTAACTACCGCTGGCTGTGGATCTCGCGCGTGCTCTTCTTCTTCGGCTACAGCACGTCGACGGTGCTCAACCTGTACATGCTGCAGAGCTATGTCCGCCCTGCGCTCAGCGCCGCCGAGGCATCGGCGATGGTGCCGATCCTGGGGCTCGCGGGGATCCCCTTCACGCTCATCGCCGTCGCGATCTCGGGCAGGCTCTCCGACCGCGTGGGGCGCCGCAAGCCGTTCATCATCGTCGCGTCTCTTCTCATGGCCGTGTCCATGGCGATCCCGCTGATCTCTCCGACCCTGCCGGCGCTGTTCGCCCAGGTCGTCCTGACCGGACTCGCCTTCGGCATCTATCTGCCGGTCGACAACGCCATGTTCATCGACGTTCTGCCCGATCCTGCACGTGCCGGACGAGATCTGGGACTCGCGATCGTCGCCATGAACCTCGGCCAGGCACTGGCACCCGCCCTCGCTGCTGCTGTGGTCTCGCTGACCGGCGGCTACCAGCTCGTCTGGGGCGCGGCCCTCGTGCTCGTGGCACTCGCGACGCTGACGGTGGCGCCGATCAGAGAACGCAAGGGCGCGGATGCCTAGGTGGGGCATCGTCGGTACGGGAGACATCTCCGACCGGGTCGTCGCCGACCTGCTCGACATCAGCGGTGAGATCAACGGGGTCTGGGGGCGTACCGCTGAGCGAGCTGACGCATTCGCCTCGCGGCACGGAATCCCGTTCGCGACGTCGGATCGTTCTGCGCTCCTGGGGCGTGACGACATCGACGCGGTGTACATCGCCACGCCTGCCGACACGCACACGGCGATCACGCTCGAGGCGCTCGACGGGGGCCTGCACGTGCTCGTCGAGAAGCCGATCACCACGTCCGCCGCCGATGCGGAGATGCTCTTCGCCCGAGCTGCACAGGCCGACCGCTTCCTCATGGAGGCGATGTGGATGCGGTTCAATCCGCTCCACGTCGAGCTGATCCAGCGCATCACCGGAGGGGAGCTCGGCGCGATACGCAGCGTGCGAGCGAGCTTCGGCACGCCGTTCTTCCCTCGGCCGGGCAAGGCGCGACCCGAAGACGGTGGCAGCATCCTTCGAGACCGTGGCATCTATCCCGTGATGCTCGCGCACTGGTTCCTCGGTGATGCCGATGCCGTGACCGCGCGGGGAGTGATCTCGGACGGTGTCGACCTCGCCGGTCACGCGACTCTCGACCACAGCGGGGGCGCGTTCGCTCAGCTGTCGTGGTCGGGCACGGAGTTCCTCGACCTCTCCGCGGCCGTGAGCGGCGAGCGCGGATGGATCACGATCGACCCGATGTTCTGGGCAGGCAGCACCGCTCGTGTGCACGCGGGCACCGCCGAGCGCATCTTCCGCGTGCCGGAGCGGGTGGAGCATCCGCGAGTCGGCCACGGCTACGGGCCGATGCTCGAGGCCGTGACCGCAGCGATCGACTCCGGCCTGCGCGAGCATCCCTGGCACGACGCCGCGACGACGATCTCGGTCACCCGAACGCTCGACCGCATCCTCGCCGACATATCTTCCCCGTCGCTCTGATCGCGACCCACCCACCCAGAAGGAACCCATGGACATCTCAGGCAAGGTCTTCGTCGTCACCGGCGCAGGGAACGGCATCGGACGCGAGGTCACGTTCAGACTGCTCGCCCAGGGGGGCTCCGTCGCCGGCGTCGACCTCAATGAGGTCGGTCTCGACGAGACGGCCCGCCTCGCGGGGGCCGGTGGCCGTTTCACCGCGCACGTCGTGAACATCACCGACCGGGATGCGATCGACGCGCTGCCCGGCGCGGTGATCGCCGCGCACGGTCAGGTCGACGGAGTCGCGAACATCGCCGGTGTCATCCAGAAGTTCGTCAAGGTCAACGATCTGCCCTTCTCCGAGATCGAGAAGGTCATGAACGTGAACTTCTGGGGCGTGATGAACGTGTGCAAGGCGTTTCTCCCGCACCTGCTCATCCGCCCGGAAGCCTCCCTGCTGAACGTCGCGAGCATGGGTTCCTACGCTCCCGTGCCCGGCCAGGCGGTCTACGGAGCGTCGAAGGCGGCGGTGAAGCTGCTCACCGAGGCGCTGTACGCCGAGCTCCTCGACACGAACGTGCACGTCACCGTGATCTTCCCCGGAGCGATCAGCACCGGCATCGCGGCGAATTCGGGTGTCGATCTGGGAGGTGACGCGTCGGCAGAGAACAGCTCGTACAAGACGACCACGCCGCAGGAGGCCGGACGCGTGATCGTCGACGCCATCGTCAAGAACCGCTTCCGCGCGACGATCGGCTCGGACGCGGCCACCATGGATCGCCTCTCGCGCCTCAACCCCAAGCTCGCGACGACGATGATCGCGAAGCAGATGGGAGCCCTGCTGTCATGACCTCGACGACGTCGCCCTCGACCCGCCGGATCTACTGCAACCCGCTCGACCTCGAATACCGCTATCAGGACGTCAGATTCACAGGTGTCGTGCGCGGCCTCACCATCGGAGAACCGCGACGTAGCGTGCACAGGGAGGGTGCTGATCCGTCGCTCGTTCGATACCGCGGTCGGTACTACCTCTTCGTCTCGATGTCGCGGGGGTTCTGGCACTCGGATGACCTCCTCGACTGGCAGTACGTCGCGACGGACAAGATCCCCCCGTACGATTACGCTCCGGACGTCAGGGTCGTCGACGACGCCCTCATCATCAGTGCATCCCGGAAGACGAACTCCCCGTTCTTCCGCAGTGTGGATCCGTTGGCCGACGATTTCGAGGAGATCACTCCGGGGACGTTCGAGTTCTGGGACCCGCACGTGTTCCAGGACCTCGATGACCGGGTGTACTTCTACTGGGGCTGCAGCAGTGACGACCCGATCCGCGGGGTGGAGATGGACTCCACCTTCACGCCCATCGGGCAGCCGGTCGATCTCATCACCACGGACACCACGACCCGCGGCTGGGAGAAGACGGGGGAGGACTATGTCGTTCCCGAGCCGGTCACCGAGCGAGAGAAGCTCGTCGCGTCGTTCTCCAACGGCAAACCCTATCTGGAGGGCGCGTGGATGACGCGCGTGGATGACACGTACTACCTGCAGTACGCCGCCCCGGGAACGGAGTGGAACACGTATGCCGACGGCTACTTCACGGGTGCGCATCCGCTGGGGCCGTTCACCTATTCGCCGACGAATCCCTTCTCCTCCAAGCCCGGCGGCTTCATCACCGGGGCCGGGCACGGGAGCACTGTGCAGGACGAGTACGGCAACTGGTGGCACACCGCCACCATGCGCATCAGCATCAATGACGTCTACGAACGGCGGGTGGGACTCTTCCCCGCAGGATTCGATGAAGACGGAGTCCTCTACTGCAACCAGAACTTCGGAGACTATCCCTGCGCCGTGCCCGCCGGTCCGGTGGATGCGCGGGAACGGATCGCGCCGGAATGGATGCTGCTCTCCTACAGAGCCGGTGCGCGCGCGTCGTCGTCGGCGGAAGGCCACCTGCCGGGCCTTGCCGTGAACGAGAACATCCGTGACTGGTGGGCATCCGACGGACCGGGCCGCGGGCACTGGATCGAGATCGAGATGGACGGCGGGCATCGGGTGCACGCCATCCAGGTCAACCTCGCCGATCACGAGCTCGCCGACTACGCGCCCGAAGACCTGATCGTCGAGGGAAAGGATCAGGGGCACACGTGGCGCGGCATCCATGCGGACCATACGGCGGCGCAGTTCACCGTCGAGGGGTCAATCGACGGCCAGGAGTGGGTCACGCTCCACGACTCGCGTGACGACGAGCGGGAGCGCCCGCATGCCCTGATCCTGCTCGACGCCCCTGCGGAGTATCGACTCATCAGGGTGCGGGCGGATCGGGTTCCGTTCGACGGCCCGTTCGCGGTGAGCGGCATCAGGGTCTTCGGCGTCGGAGTCGGCGAGCCTCCCGCTGAGACGACGCCCCGTGCCGTGCGCACCGATGGGACGACCGCGGAACTGGACTGGCCTCCCGTCGACGGAGCGCACGGCTACAACATCCGCTATGGCCACGCGCCTGACCGCCTGTACCACAGCTGGCTCGTCTACGAGCAGAACCACCTGCGCCTCCCGTCGCTGAACGACGGGGAGACCGTGTGGGTGAGCGTCGACTCCTTCAATGAGAACGGAGTCACTCCCGGCCGCGCATTCGAGGTTCCTCCTCGTGTGTGAGCACGGTCGCGTTTGAGAATCCCCGCTCAAAACCATCGGCCAGGGTTTCATGGTCGGTGTGACCAACCCCAAGAGGATCGTGTTCTCTCATCTCCGTGCGTGACGCGTCGTGGGAGCGGACCTTCGCGTGGTTCGCTGCAAGGCATGCTGCGCACCGCGCCCGAGAACGACGGCAGCCGCTCGCCGGTGTCGACGAGGGCGGGCGATGATCATCGTTGATCCGATGACGAGGCAGCGATCTCGGGTCAGCGTGCCAGTGAGAGGGTCGCGATCGCCGATTGGATCGCCACCGCGGCGGCTCCGCGCGCCCAGGCGGTGAACCCGGGCTCGTCGATATAGAGCTCGATGGGATCCGCGAGCGGGTCGCGGTCGGCGGCGATCGCGCGTCGGATGGCGGGTTCAGCGACCGAGAACAGACCGATGCCATCGCCGGCGAGAACCGTGGCGGGCTGCATCGTCAGGTTCGCTGCGAGGGCGATGAATCGGCCGAGCGCTTCGCCTGCTGCATCCGCCACCGCAGTCGCTGCGGGGTCTCCGTCTGCGGTGAGCGCCAGGAACTCCTCGTAGTCGACCGCGCGTCGCAGGGCACCGGAGACCTGAGCGGTGATCGATCCCGACGTGAGCATCGCCTGTGCGCACCCGCGGTGTCCTCGGTCGCAGAGGGGCCCGTTGGCTGCGAGCGGGATGTGTCCGCCGAGACCCGC is a genomic window containing:
- a CDS encoding LacI family DNA-binding transcriptional regulator, whose amino-acid sequence is MDDELPGELAERIRRRNGAATIYDIAELAGVNPSTVSRALSKPGRISKKTEERIRAAADRLDFQFNPMARALPTGRSHTIGLMVADITNPVIFGIVRGAEHTAAAAGYTLVIAESQESGEAEAEAVSRLLPSVDGLILATTRLGDERITALSERKPVILINRQVDGVVGVLPQVEEGVVALVAHLAELGHTSLAYLSGPETSWISRRRWESLLDAAEQRGIAVVEIGPLSPTIDGGRESLRRVQAARATAVIAFNDLMAIGLIQAASASGIRVPDELSVAGFDDIFGSELIVPALTTVRAQLELAGERAVGKVLEALGDAMEAVSDEPLATTLVVRGSTGPVARG
- a CDS encoding MFS transporter, whose protein sequence is MSEPLTQVAGEESRWTSTVAVHYDAKRPLSRYIRWYLLLSLAVSAVWAATNGILMPNQIQILEFGSFFAGADAGVDLQALTELGRAVASGEVTPTAEQTRQLALLSDFEAARANGLALVTTTSAIIVMILQPVIGVLSDRTRSRLGRRAPWILYAGLIGAVLLVAVRYAPSLVVLVVLWSATELALNVAGNPLQATVADRVPRDRRGRVTSWTSMGAIIGGILGGIGAGALFGMVGLDFYLILGLMVAIATILFVTRNRDESSSDLEREPFAWKPFLLGYASALTARNYRWLWISRVLFFFGYSTSTVLNLYMLQSYVRPALSAAEASAMVPILGLAGIPFTLIAVAISGRLSDRVGRRKPFIIVASLLMAVSMAIPLISPTLPALFAQVVLTGLAFGIYLPVDNAMFIDVLPDPARAGRDLGLAIVAMNLGQALAPALAAAVVSLTGGYQLVWGAALVLVALATLTVAPIRERKGADA
- a CDS encoding Gfo/Idh/MocA family protein — its product is MPRWGIVGTGDISDRVVADLLDISGEINGVWGRTAERADAFASRHGIPFATSDRSALLGRDDIDAVYIATPADTHTAITLEALDGGLHVLVEKPITTSAADAEMLFARAAQADRFLMEAMWMRFNPLHVELIQRITGGELGAIRSVRASFGTPFFPRPGKARPEDGGSILRDRGIYPVMLAHWFLGDADAVTARGVISDGVDLAGHATLDHSGGAFAQLSWSGTEFLDLSAAVSGERGWITIDPMFWAGSTARVHAGTAERIFRVPERVEHPRVGHGYGPMLEAVTAAIDSGLREHPWHDAATTISVTRTLDRILADISSPSL
- a CDS encoding SDR family NAD(P)-dependent oxidoreductase: MDISGKVFVVTGAGNGIGREVTFRLLAQGGSVAGVDLNEVGLDETARLAGAGGRFTAHVVNITDRDAIDALPGAVIAAHGQVDGVANIAGVIQKFVKVNDLPFSEIEKVMNVNFWGVMNVCKAFLPHLLIRPEASLLNVASMGSYAPVPGQAVYGASKAAVKLLTEALYAELLDTNVHVTVIFPGAISTGIAANSGVDLGGDASAENSSYKTTTPQEAGRVIVDAIVKNRFRATIGSDAATMDRLSRLNPKLATTMIAKQMGALLS
- a CDS encoding family 43 glycosylhydrolase gives rise to the protein MTSTTSPSTRRIYCNPLDLEYRYQDVRFTGVVRGLTIGEPRRSVHREGADPSLVRYRGRYYLFVSMSRGFWHSDDLLDWQYVATDKIPPYDYAPDVRVVDDALIISASRKTNSPFFRSVDPLADDFEEITPGTFEFWDPHVFQDLDDRVYFYWGCSSDDPIRGVEMDSTFTPIGQPVDLITTDTTTRGWEKTGEDYVVPEPVTEREKLVASFSNGKPYLEGAWMTRVDDTYYLQYAAPGTEWNTYADGYFTGAHPLGPFTYSPTNPFSSKPGGFITGAGHGSTVQDEYGNWWHTATMRISINDVYERRVGLFPAGFDEDGVLYCNQNFGDYPCAVPAGPVDARERIAPEWMLLSYRAGARASSSAEGHLPGLAVNENIRDWWASDGPGRGHWIEIEMDGGHRVHAIQVNLADHELADYAPEDLIVEGKDQGHTWRGIHADHTAAQFTVEGSIDGQEWVTLHDSRDDERERPHALILLDAPAEYRLIRVRADRVPFDGPFAVSGIRVFGVGVGEPPAETTPRAVRTDGTTAELDWPPVDGAHGYNIRYGHAPDRLYHSWLVYEQNHLRLPSLNDGETVWVSVDSFNENGVTPGRAFEVPPRV